Proteins from a single region of Lysinibacillus sp. JNUCC-52:
- a CDS encoding nitroreductase family protein gives MEFTKLIDKRRSANNFIDGVVMTEEDIRPILEDVKLAPSAFNLQNTEYIVVLDNELKEKVREAAYGQYKVHSASGVILVLGDKEAYKQTAHISQGMVDLGIITSCELDSLIDDNTKFYEERGEAFMKEDAIRNASLSAMLFMLAAKNRGWDTCPMIGFDQQQMRTLFNVPATHEIVLMMTIGKEKESSQRLRGYRKPVEEFATYY, from the coding sequence ATGGAATTTACAAAGTTAATTGATAAACGTCGATCGGCAAATAATTTTATAGACGGTGTTGTAATGACAGAGGAGGATATCCGACCGATTTTAGAGGACGTCAAGCTTGCACCTTCAGCATTCAACTTGCAAAATACAGAATACATTGTTGTGTTAGATAATGAATTAAAAGAGAAAGTTCGCGAGGCTGCATATGGGCAATATAAAGTACATTCAGCTTCAGGAGTTATTTTAGTATTAGGTGATAAAGAGGCTTACAAGCAAACGGCTCACATTAGTCAAGGTATGGTCGATTTAGGCATTATTACAAGCTGTGAGCTTGATAGTCTCATCGATGATAATACGAAGTTTTACGAAGAACGTGGGGAGGCGTTTATGAAGGAAGATGCGATTCGCAATGCATCACTTTCAGCTATGCTCTTTATGTTAGCAGCAAAAAATCGAGGCTGGGATACATGTCCGATGATTGGCTTTGATCAGCAACAAATGCGTACATTATTCAATGTGCCAGCAACACATGAGATTGTCTTAATGATGACAATTGGCAAGGAAAAGGAAAGTAGTCAACGTTTACGTGGGTATCGTAAACCAGTTGAAGAATTTGCAACCTATTATTAG
- a CDS encoding NADPH-dependent FMN reductase, which yields MKVVAIVGSIRKESYNMQLAKFIQKRYAEKFELEVLSLRDLPMYDQDIENEAPQTVLDFKAKVKAADAVLWVTPEYNGTVPGVMVNAIDWLSRVDKVMVGKPSFMMGASMGNLGTVKAQLHLRDILFSPGINSPLLSGNDVYIGAVHTKFDAEGNLTDEGTVKFLDVVIDNFLDWVKKYI from the coding sequence ATGAAAGTAGTAGCAATCGTAGGTAGTATCCGTAAAGAATCATATAATATGCAATTAGCAAAATTTATTCAAAAGCGTTATGCAGAAAAGTTTGAGTTAGAAGTATTAAGCTTACGTGATTTACCAATGTATGATCAAGATATTGAAAATGAAGCACCACAAACAGTATTAGACTTTAAAGCAAAAGTAAAAGCAGCTGATGCGGTACTTTGGGTAACACCAGAATATAACGGAACTGTGCCAGGAGTTATGGTGAACGCTATTGACTGGCTATCTCGTGTAGATAAAGTAATGGTCGGTAAACCATCTTTCATGATGGGAGCATCAATGGGGAATTTAGGTACTGTGAAAGCACAATTACATTTACGTGATATTTTATTCTCACCTGGAATTAATTCTCCATTACTTAGTGGTAATGACGTCTATATCGGTGCCGTACACACAAAATTCGATGCTGAAGGCAATTTAACTGATGAAGGTACTGTAAAATTCCTTGATGTAGTTATTGACAACTTCTTAGACTGGGTTAAAAAATATATTTAA
- a CDS encoding HAMP domain-containing sensor histidine kinase has product MKKLSLKLGIIFFITLFCIETFMMFFLHVSLTNSRVEEELTNLQTTGNSHRTILEQNFDEETLSHILIMESRENTDVVITDNAGTILAASSAHPEVQVYLKKLEGSVPYNGRVLENNWQDEKYIATISPILKQQKTIGYVFMFQNTDSIHALMERLNKHFLIVGLVSGLVTIAVIIVLSRKLAQPLMAMKEATLKMNKGDFTVALSTNGKDELSDLANAIQQLSDDLNHLREERKEFLASIAHELRTPITFIKGYTDILYKRDLTEQDRQKYLGIIIEETNRLSRLIKDLFDLAKMDENAFVINKECLHLDDLVASIEVKLRPAFQEKRIHFFVQCDEGLTLMADAVRLEQIILNLLNNALAYCSSGDSTFFIVKRDNNLLKMIVKDTGKGIPKKELPYIFERFYRVEKSRARAYGGLGLGLSIVKELVHAHGGEVTVVSEENKGTTFELLFKG; this is encoded by the coding sequence ATGAAAAAACTTTCATTAAAGCTTGGGATTATTTTTTTTATTACATTGTTTTGCATAGAAACATTTATGATGTTTTTTTTACATGTATCATTAACTAATTCGCGTGTGGAAGAGGAATTAACAAACTTACAGACAACTGGAAATTCACATCGAACGATATTAGAGCAAAATTTCGATGAAGAAACGCTATCACATATTTTAATAATGGAATCAAGAGAAAATACAGACGTTGTGATAACAGACAACGCTGGAACAATTTTAGCTGCTTCTTCTGCACACCCCGAAGTACAAGTTTATTTAAAGAAGCTCGAGGGTAGTGTGCCTTATAATGGGCGTGTATTGGAGAACAATTGGCAAGATGAAAAATATATTGCCACAATTAGTCCTATCCTAAAACAGCAAAAAACGATTGGTTATGTCTTTATGTTTCAAAATACAGATTCCATTCATGCGTTAATGGAACGATTAAACAAACATTTTCTAATTGTCGGCCTCGTTTCAGGATTGGTGACCATTGCCGTTATTATTGTGCTATCGCGAAAATTAGCCCAACCTTTGATGGCTATGAAGGAAGCGACATTGAAAATGAATAAAGGGGATTTTACTGTCGCCCTTTCAACTAATGGCAAAGATGAACTTAGTGATCTTGCCAATGCTATTCAACAGTTATCCGATGATTTAAATCATTTAAGAGAAGAACGAAAGGAATTTTTAGCTAGTATTGCTCATGAGCTAAGAACACCCATTACCTTTATAAAGGGCTATACAGATATTCTTTACAAACGAGATTTAACGGAGCAGGATCGTCAAAAATATTTAGGCATTATTATTGAAGAAACGAATCGGCTCTCAAGGTTAATTAAAGACTTATTTGATTTAGCAAAAATGGATGAAAATGCGTTTGTCATTAACAAAGAATGTCTTCATTTGGATGACCTAGTGGCAAGTATAGAGGTGAAGCTACGGCCTGCATTTCAGGAAAAACGAATCCACTTTTTTGTTCAATGTGATGAGGGATTAACATTAATGGCGGATGCAGTAAGACTAGAACAAATTATTTTGAATTTGTTAAATAATGCTTTAGCTTATTGCTCTTCAGGAGATTCAACGTTCTTTATAGTAAAAAGAGACAATAACTTATTAAAAATGATTGTGAAAGATACTGGAAAGGGGATACCGAAGAAGGAATTACCTTATATTTTTGAACGCTTTTATAGAGTTGAAAAATCTCGTGCGCGTGCATACGGCGGTTTGGGATTAGGTCTTTCTATTGTGAAAGAGCTTGTCCATGCACACGGAGGCGAAGTGACCGTTGTTAGTGAAGAAAACAAAGGGACTACTTTTGAATTATTATTTAAGGGGTAG
- a CDS encoding response regulator transcription factor yields MKTLLLIDDEPRMLELLTLYLEPSFYCIAMSTVKDALDYLEEHHVDLVLLDIMMPDIDGWQACQEIRKFWDVPIIMLTAKAEQVDIIRGLNMGADDYMLKPFDEEELLARIHAVLRRTKTEETVVVFEGLRLNKESVELSFHQEDILLTPKEFAMIALFLEYQNKVFSREHLINTVWGYNVTIEDRTIDSHVRNLRDKLRKSGFPVDDYLQTVWGIGYKWHKLADKKY; encoded by the coding sequence GTGAAAACATTATTATTAATTGACGATGAACCAAGAATGTTAGAGTTACTAACGCTTTATTTAGAACCTTCTTTTTATTGCATAGCCATGTCCACGGTGAAAGATGCTTTAGACTATTTAGAAGAGCATCATGTAGATTTAGTACTGTTAGATATTATGATGCCTGATATAGACGGTTGGCAAGCATGTCAGGAAATAAGGAAGTTTTGGGATGTGCCGATCATTATGCTAACAGCAAAAGCGGAACAGGTTGATATTATAAGAGGCTTAAATATGGGGGCAGACGACTACATGTTAAAGCCTTTCGATGAGGAGGAGTTATTAGCACGTATACATGCAGTTTTAAGAAGAACAAAAACAGAAGAAACAGTAGTTGTTTTTGAAGGGCTACGATTAAATAAAGAATCCGTTGAATTGTCTTTTCACCAAGAGGATATTCTTTTAACGCCAAAAGAATTTGCCATGATAGCGTTATTTCTTGAATATCAAAATAAAGTTTTTTCAAGAGAACATTTAATTAATACTGTCTGGGGATATAATGTAACAATTGAAGATCGAACAATTGATTCACATGTGCGTAATTTACGGGATAAACTACGGAAAAGTGGCTTTCCTGTAGATGATTATTTACAGACAGTATGGGGAATCGGCTATAAATGGCATAAGCTAGCTGACAAAAAATATTAG
- a CDS encoding YdhK family protein: MIFKRNLFLGFMAAITLLILSACSKDTVESQPANSEVMDHGEEMDHSSSGDVPSTLKTAENPKFPVGTTAVITEGHMSGMEGAEATIVGAYDTTAYIVSYEPTTGGKKIENHKWVIHEELIDPGDAPLAPGTEVKTTASHMKGMENATVHIDEAVQTTVYMIDYPSTTTGEEMKNHKWVTEDELASK, translated from the coding sequence ATGATATTCAAAAGAAATTTATTTCTCGGTTTCATGGCGGCAATCACTTTACTAATACTTTCAGCTTGCTCTAAGGATACAGTCGAGTCACAACCTGCTAATAGTGAAGTAATGGATCATGGCGAAGAGATGGATCATTCAAGCTCTGGTGATGTTCCTTCTACTTTAAAAACTGCTGAAAATCCTAAATTTCCAGTAGGCACTACTGCTGTTATTACGGAAGGACATATGTCTGGGATGGAAGGAGCAGAGGCAACGATTGTTGGGGCATATGATACAACAGCCTATATTGTTTCCTATGAACCGACTACTGGAGGAAAGAAAATAGAAAATCATAAATGGGTTATACATGAGGAATTAATAGATCCTGGTGATGCCCCGTTGGCTCCAGGCACAGAAGTTAAAACAACTGCATCGCATATGAAAGGCATGGAAAATGCCACTGTTCACATTGATGAAGCAGTCCAAACAACCGTTTATATGATTGATTACCCTTCAACAACTACAGGGGAAGAAATGAAAAATCATAAATGGGTTACAGAAGACGAACTAGCGTCCAAATAA
- a CDS encoding FecCD family ABC transporter permease — MNKKFMYFSLILLLVLIASMTAAIMIGSVSITPLHVWKVIFSKILIFPNTIEPDWSRSQEIIIWQIRVPRVILAAIVGAGLAIAGAAVQALVRNSIADPYILGISSGATVGATAVIILGAFSFLGIYALSVAAFLGSFIAIVLVFFLSRVGGRISIFRLLLAGMAVSFILSATSNFMLMMSKEEGGIKAVMYWMLGSLAGAKWSNVFIPAIIFFIVFSLLWLHYRNLNLLLLGEEAAVTLGVNLQQFRIQLILLVSLLTGVLVAVSGSIGFVGLIIPHIVRLIVGSNYKYVIPISALLGGIFLVWADAIARVLIAPEEMPIGIITAFCGGPFFIWLLRRNNYSFGEGD; from the coding sequence ATGAACAAAAAATTTATGTACTTTTCATTGATCCTTCTTTTAGTGCTGATAGCTTCTATGACAGCTGCTATTATGATTGGATCTGTGTCAATTACACCGCTACATGTCTGGAAGGTTATTTTCTCGAAAATTCTAATTTTCCCAAATACGATAGAGCCTGATTGGAGTCGCTCACAGGAGATTATTATATGGCAAATACGTGTCCCACGTGTCATACTTGCCGCCATTGTTGGAGCAGGCTTAGCTATTGCTGGCGCGGCTGTGCAAGCACTTGTCCGTAATTCAATTGCGGATCCTTATATTTTAGGTATTTCTTCAGGAGCGACAGTCGGAGCTACGGCTGTCATTATTTTAGGTGCTTTTTCATTTTTAGGTATCTACGCACTTTCAGTAGCAGCCTTTTTAGGTTCCTTTATAGCGATTGTGTTGGTATTTTTCTTATCACGTGTAGGGGGACGTATTTCTATTTTCCGTTTGCTGTTAGCGGGGATGGCGGTATCATTTATATTGTCTGCAACTTCCAATTTTATGTTAATGATGTCCAAGGAAGAGGGCGGTATAAAAGCCGTTATGTATTGGATGCTAGGAAGTCTTGCAGGCGCAAAATGGAGTAATGTATTCATTCCGGCCATTATATTTTTCATCGTCTTTAGTTTGCTCTGGCTACATTATCGAAATTTAAATTTATTATTACTTGGAGAAGAAGCGGCAGTCACGTTAGGTGTTAATCTTCAACAATTTCGAATTCAACTGATACTACTTGTATCATTACTAACAGGTGTGCTTGTTGCAGTAAGTGGTTCCATCGGGTTTGTCGGTTTAATCATTCCACATATTGTGCGCTTAATTGTAGGATCTAATTATAAATACGTGATCCCTATTAGTGCATTATTAGGAGGTATTTTCTTAGTGTGGGCGGATGCGATTGCGCGAGTATTAATCGCACCAGAGGAAATGCCTATTGGAATCATTACTGCCTTTTGTGGCGGACCGTTTTTCATTTGGCTACTACGCCGTAACAATTATTCATTTGGTGAAGGAGATTAA
- a CDS encoding heme ABC transporter ATP-binding protein, whose protein sequence is MTLEAKHVSFSIHDQRILDKVSIQIKEKQFVGLIGPNGSGKSTLLKNMYRLLKPESGTVLLNEEDIFKQSSRVIAKRLAVVSQETPVLFDFKVRDLVSMGRTPHKKLFEMDDKEDYKIVKEALAQTGITHLETRSFSSLSGGEKKRVMVARALAQQAQVLILDEPTNHLDIQHQLQLMDLIQTLHLTVVAALHDLNMAAMYCDQIYVLQQGSIVHYGTPEEVLTPKLLRDVFGVYADIQTHPLTGKPYLTYVSDQFTKTT, encoded by the coding sequence ATGACATTAGAGGCGAAGCATGTATCATTCTCCATTCATGATCAGCGCATATTAGATAAAGTAAGCATTCAAATAAAAGAAAAGCAATTTGTCGGTTTAATTGGTCCTAATGGTAGTGGAAAGTCCACACTATTAAAAAATATGTATCGTTTATTAAAGCCTGAAAGTGGAACAGTTTTATTAAATGAGGAAGATATTTTTAAGCAATCAAGTAGAGTGATTGCAAAAAGATTAGCCGTTGTGAGTCAAGAAACACCTGTGTTATTTGATTTTAAAGTGAGAGATTTGGTGAGCATGGGAAGAACGCCACATAAGAAGCTTTTTGAGATGGACGACAAGGAAGACTATAAAATTGTCAAAGAGGCATTGGCGCAAACAGGTATTACCCATTTAGAGACGCGCAGCTTTAGCTCCCTTTCTGGAGGGGAAAAAAAGAGAGTAATGGTCGCTCGTGCATTAGCACAACAGGCGCAAGTGCTTATATTAGACGAGCCAACAAATCACTTAGATATTCAGCATCAATTACAATTAATGGACTTAATTCAAACACTTCATTTAACTGTTGTCGCTGCTTTACATGATTTAAATATGGCAGCTATGTATTGTGATCAGATTTATGTTTTACAACAAGGAAGTATTGTTCATTACGGCACACCAGAGGAAGTATTAACGCCTAAACTATTGCGTGATGTTTTTGGCGTTTACGCCGATATTCAAACACACCCACTGACAGGCAAACCTTATTTAACTTATGTATCAGATCAATTCACGAAAACTACATAA
- a CDS encoding endonuclease Q family protein — translation MFHDYYTDLHIHIGRTMSGRAVKITGSKTLTLSRILEMASAKKGLDIIGIIDCHSPEVLAEMTMMIQRGELEELTEGGLRFQETTLIPGSEIEIYDSNCQGPIHVLAYFPTIEVMADFSNWMKGFMKNIHLSSQRIYCDGRVLQQKVRELGGLFIPAHVFTPFKSLFGRGVHNSLTEVFDPQLIDAIELGLSSDTSMVKNIREIQQYTFVTNSDAHSLVKIAREYQKLRLKAANFNELKMALHEQEGRAVVANYGLNPLLGKYHQTVCAKCGEQLNDEDTICKSCGSSQIVKGVASRIIELSDPDSAERERPPYIHQVPLDFIPGLGPKMMDRLIRAFGTEMAILHRITTEQLAEIVPLKIAKMIDLARTGQLNIAVGGGGVYGKVQPE, via the coding sequence ATGTTTCACGACTATTATACGGATTTACATATTCACATTGGTCGAACGATGAGTGGGCGGGCAGTAAAGATTACAGGAAGTAAAACTTTAACATTATCGCGCATTTTAGAGATGGCAAGTGCAAAAAAAGGGCTCGATATAATTGGTATTATAGACTGTCATTCGCCAGAGGTGCTTGCTGAGATGACGATGATGATACAACGAGGTGAACTAGAAGAGCTAACAGAAGGGGGACTTCGTTTTCAAGAAACGACGCTTATTCCAGGCTCGGAAATTGAAATTTATGATAGTAACTGTCAGGGCCCGATTCATGTGTTAGCTTATTTTCCAACTATCGAAGTGATGGCGGATTTTTCGAATTGGATGAAAGGCTTTATGAAAAATATTCATTTAAGTTCACAACGTATTTATTGTGATGGACGCGTACTACAACAAAAAGTTCGGGAATTGGGAGGTCTCTTTATCCCTGCGCATGTTTTTACCCCATTTAAAAGTTTATTTGGAAGAGGCGTTCACAACAGTTTAACGGAAGTATTCGATCCACAGCTTATAGATGCAATAGAACTTGGTTTAAGCTCTGATACCAGCATGGTAAAAAACATTCGAGAAATTCAGCAGTATACATTTGTAACTAATTCTGATGCCCATTCACTTGTTAAAATTGCCCGTGAATATCAAAAACTACGACTAAAAGCAGCTAATTTTAACGAATTAAAGATGGCACTCCATGAACAAGAAGGGCGTGCCGTAGTAGCGAATTATGGGTTAAACCCTTTGCTTGGCAAATATCATCAAACAGTATGCGCTAAATGTGGTGAACAGTTAAACGATGAAGATACCATTTGTAAGTCATGTGGAAGTTCGCAAATTGTAAAAGGTGTTGCAAGTCGAATTATCGAACTATCTGATCCAGATAGTGCTGAACGTGAGAGACCACCGTATATTCATCAAGTACCGCTTGATTTTATACCAGGTTTAGGTCCGAAAATGATGGATAGATTAATTCGTGCATTCGGAACAGAAATGGCAATTCTACATCGTATTACTACCGAGCAGCTTGCAGAAATTGTACCGCTTAAAATTGCTAAAATGATTGATTTAGCAAGAACAGGACAATTAAATATTGCAGTTGGTGGAGGTGGCGTCTACGGAAAGGTTCAGCCTGAATAG
- a CDS encoding S-layer homology domain-containing protein, translating to MQFTKKFRFLAASVLALQVIVPVGANAENKQDDIAPSWVVQADYVALGDSLAHGMNEVGGIGLGYTDFVAQALQQEGLLTSYNKGFAYSGYTTKNVLADLQGDVEKPVNGFGYTNDHAKLRASIQEAELVTLTAGANDLLPIIKEAATTGINTAAILKASQEAIQNIAAILAEIKKLNPQVQIYVMGYYNSFPYYNEELQTQFKMLLGVMNASIKTTAEKAGAIFVPTLDVVAKDVPTYLPNPENIHLSEAGYLAVANQAFLPIIKASPLWDASSAIQVNVESSTAAKVKWQAATDNEGVTQYNIYVNNKLYSTVDAEQLMITLDRLTENTAYSVAIKALDAAGNESVQSPTATFTTGSKVQFLDIKNHWATEFIQKAAETGILKGYADGTFRPEQNITRAQAAAMLVRSLGLTTEDKAPFIDIASYDAETQAEIAAAYAHGLVKGSDGKFNPSQPITRAQLALMINRAYDKQFNQTYVAKGNIPFNDIDSYNEETKKAITMLYELGIVVGNEGRFSPEAPTKRSHAAKIFVTFSELLTNKQ from the coding sequence ATGCAATTTACAAAGAAATTTCGTTTTTTAGCTGCTAGTGTACTAGCTTTACAGGTAATAGTCCCTGTAGGAGCAAATGCAGAAAATAAGCAAGATGACATTGCGCCAAGCTGGGTCGTACAAGCAGATTATGTAGCACTAGGTGATTCATTGGCACACGGTATGAATGAGGTTGGAGGCATTGGCCTTGGGTATACAGATTTTGTTGCACAAGCATTGCAACAAGAGGGTTTGTTAACTTCGTATAATAAAGGTTTTGCCTATTCAGGCTATACAACGAAAAATGTCTTGGCGGACTTACAAGGTGATGTAGAAAAACCTGTGAACGGGTTTGGTTATACAAATGATCATGCAAAGCTTAGAGCATCGATTCAAGAAGCCGAGCTGGTTACGTTAACGGCTGGTGCAAATGATTTATTACCAATTATAAAGGAAGCAGCTACAACTGGTATAAATACGGCAGCCATTTTAAAGGCATCACAAGAAGCTATACAAAATATAGCCGCCATTTTAGCGGAAATTAAAAAGCTGAATCCGCAAGTACAAATTTACGTGATGGGATACTATAATTCTTTCCCTTATTATAATGAAGAGTTACAGACACAATTTAAAATGCTATTAGGTGTTATGAATGCGTCTATTAAAACAACCGCAGAAAAAGCAGGTGCAATATTTGTGCCGACTTTAGACGTTGTAGCAAAAGATGTACCGACTTATTTGCCAAATCCTGAAAACATTCATTTAAGTGAAGCAGGCTATCTAGCTGTGGCAAATCAAGCATTTTTACCAATTATAAAAGCAAGTCCACTATGGGATGCCTCTTCCGCTATTCAAGTCAATGTTGAAAGTAGTACGGCGGCAAAGGTAAAATGGCAAGCAGCAACAGATAATGAAGGTGTTACGCAATACAATATTTATGTAAATAATAAGCTCTATTCTACAGTCGATGCTGAGCAATTGATGATTACGCTTGATCGTTTAACAGAAAATACGGCCTATTCAGTTGCTATAAAAGCGCTAGACGCGGCTGGTAACGAAAGTGTTCAAAGTCCAACTGCTACATTTACAACAGGTAGTAAAGTCCAATTTCTAGATATAAAAAATCATTGGGCAACGGAGTTTATACAAAAAGCAGCTGAAACAGGCATTTTAAAGGGCTATGCCGATGGAACATTTAGACCTGAACAAAATATAACACGTGCCCAAGCAGCAGCAATGCTCGTTAGAAGCTTAGGTTTAACAACGGAAGACAAAGCTCCATTCATAGATATTGCAAGCTACGATGCAGAAACACAAGCAGAAATTGCAGCAGCTTACGCACATGGGCTTGTGAAAGGGTCTGATGGCAAGTTTAATCCGAGTCAGCCAATTACACGTGCACAATTAGCACTAATGATTAACCGCGCATATGATAAGCAGTTCAATCAAACATATGTTGCGAAGGGGAATATACCATTTAACGATATAGATAGCTATAATGAGGAGACGAAAAAGGCAATAACAATGCTATATGAGCTTGGTATTGTCGTAGGCAATGAAGGGAGATTTTCTCCAGAAGCGCCAACAAAGCGTAGCCATGCGGCTAAAATCTTTGTTACCTTTAGTGAGCTACTAACGAACAAACAATAG
- a CDS encoding DUF2653 family protein, translating to MAQIINEQDIINAICLSQAYHKNLRPEDVLVELTYDDETGFGAEVETNGQLEVLNTAAMIGALRVWIKDVLHGDPFSTGIELLLDDEEGIIAKLS from the coding sequence ATGGCACAAATAATTAACGAACAAGATATTATCAATGCAATCTGCCTATCACAGGCATATCATAAAAATCTTCGCCCAGAAGATGTACTTGTTGAGTTAACTTATGATGATGAAACAGGCTTCGGTGCAGAAGTTGAAACAAATGGTCAATTAGAAGTTTTAAATACCGCTGCTATGATTGGTGCTTTACGTGTATGGATAAAAGATGTGCTACACGGAGACCCTTTCTCAACAGGTATTGAGCTACTATTGGATGATGAAGAAGGCATTATTGCCAAATTATCATAA
- a CDS encoding YdcF family protein, whose protein sequence is MLPTMTLLISVFLMLYITEKRRFFNAVVLGLIGLAVFVGITTKYELFINEQGFVSKMGIMTLFGIIPSIMLLLSIAMFFNSKILLEKEGRRIRNLLLAVFGLAFLLMMIGYVFVFFTNIENGFWHILFFYAFLIFAYTVFLYTSVMVYAIIYHFTPITYEPRYIIVLGSGLIGDKVPPLLASRLDEAVKQYKKYGERPFIIVSGGRGNDEKVSEALAMETYIIDKYQIPHRKILIEDQSTNTEQNLVYSKAVMNAHAQGRHYRSLFVTNNFHVFRASIYARKAKLDAQGVGSKTALYYIPNAFTREFIGLLEMYKWVHVTVFFVITLFIGLMLRAYV, encoded by the coding sequence ATGCTTCCAACAATGACATTATTGATTTCAGTATTTTTAATGCTATATATTACGGAAAAAAGACGATTCTTTAATGCAGTAGTTTTAGGATTAATTGGTTTAGCTGTATTTGTAGGAATAACAACAAAGTATGAGCTATTTATTAACGAGCAAGGGTTTGTATCCAAGATGGGTATAATGACGTTGTTTGGTATTATCCCAAGTATAATGTTGTTGTTATCCATCGCGATGTTTTTCAATAGCAAAATCCTACTTGAAAAAGAAGGGCGAAGGATACGAAATTTATTATTAGCTGTTTTCGGATTGGCTTTTTTATTAATGATGATCGGATATGTCTTCGTGTTTTTTACCAATATCGAAAATGGATTTTGGCATATTCTTTTCTTCTATGCGTTTTTGATTTTTGCCTATACAGTATTTTTATATACAAGTGTGATGGTCTACGCTATTATTTATCATTTTACGCCAATAACGTATGAGCCTCGTTACATTATTGTGCTCGGATCAGGCCTTATCGGTGACAAAGTACCCCCTCTATTAGCAAGCCGTTTAGACGAAGCTGTTAAGCAATATAAAAAATATGGGGAACGTCCCTTTATTATCGTCTCGGGTGGGCGTGGAAATGATGAAAAAGTTTCAGAAGCATTAGCGATGGAAACATATATAATAGATAAATACCAAATACCGCATCGGAAAATATTAATAGAAGATCAGTCAACAAATACAGAACAGAATTTGGTTTATTCTAAAGCAGTCATGAATGCGCATGCGCAAGGAAGACACTATCGCTCCCTTTTTGTGACGAATAACTTCCATGTATTTCGCGCAAGTATTTATGCAAGAAAGGCAAAGTTAGATGCACAAGGTGTAGGTTCTAAAACAGCGTTATATTATATACCAAATGCTTTTACTCGTGAATTTATCGGGTTATTAGAAATGTACAAATGGGTACATGTAACGGTCTTTTTTGTTATTACTTTATTTATAGGCCTTATGTTAAGAGCATATGTGTAA